The proteins below are encoded in one region of Polynucleobacter sp. AP-Nino-20-G2:
- the tsf gene encoding translation elongation factor Ts — protein sequence MAAITAAMVGDLRAKTDAPMMECKKALTEADGDMARAEEILRVKLGSKAGKAASRVTAEGIVASSIDGTTGALLEVNCETDFVSKNDDFLAFTQECAQLIAEKNPADVAALLALPLNGQTVDEVRSALIGKIGENIMPRRFKRFAGSNKLVAYLHGTRIGVMVEFEGDETAAKDVAMHIAAMKPVALSMADVPAESIAIERSVAVQKAAESGKPAEIVEKMVEGSIQKYLKEVSLLNQTFVKNDKQTVEQMLKAANTTIKGFTMFVVGEGIEKRQDDFAAEVAAQVAAAKGA from the coding sequence ATGGCCGCTATTACCGCTGCAATGGTTGGCGATTTACGCGCCAAGACTGATGCTCCGATGATGGAGTGCAAAAAAGCTCTGACTGAGGCTGATGGTGATATGGCTCGTGCAGAAGAGATTCTGCGTGTAAAGCTTGGTAGCAAGGCCGGTAAGGCCGCTTCTCGTGTAACGGCTGAAGGTATCGTTGCTTCATCTATCGACGGCACTACTGGTGCTTTGTTGGAAGTGAACTGTGAAACTGATTTCGTTTCTAAGAACGATGACTTCTTGGCATTCACACAAGAGTGCGCACAGTTGATCGCTGAAAAGAATCCGGCTGACGTTGCTGCATTGCTCGCATTGCCACTCAATGGTCAAACGGTAGATGAAGTTCGTAGCGCGTTGATCGGTAAGATTGGCGAGAACATCATGCCACGTCGTTTCAAGCGTTTTGCTGGTAGCAACAAATTGGTTGCTTATCTCCACGGCACTCGTATCGGCGTGATGGTTGAGTTCGAAGGTGACGAGACTGCAGCTAAAGATGTAGCAATGCATATTGCTGCAATGAAGCCAGTGGCTTTGTCTATGGCTGATGTTCCTGCTGAATCTATTGCGATTGAACGTAGTGTTGCTGTTCAAAAGGCCGCTGAATCTGGCAAGCCTGCTGAAATCGTTGAGAAGATGGTTGAAGGTTCTATTCAGAAATACCTCAAAGAGGTTTCTTTGTTGAATCAAACTTTCGTTAAAAACGACAAGCAAACTGTTGAGCAAATGCTCAAGGCTGCAAATACAACAATCAAAGGTTTCACCATGTTTGTTGTAGGCGAGGGCATTGAGAAGCGTCAAGACGACTTTGCTGCTGAAGTTGCTGCTCAAGTAGCTGCTGCTAAAGGCGCTTAA
- the rpsB gene encoding 30S ribosomal protein S2: MSVTMRQMLEAGCHFGHQTRFWSPKMAPYIFGHRNKIHIINLEKTLPMFQDALKFAKQVAANRGTILFVGTKRQSREIIAEEAARAGMPYIDSRWLGGTLTNFKTVKGSLKRLKDMAVAKEAGDWEKLSKKEALTNDRDLDKLQKALGGIQDLNGVPDAIFVVDVGYHKIAITEANKLGIPVIAVVDTNHSPEGVDYIIPGNDDSSKAVTLYARGIADAILEGKANSVQEILTAVKEGEEEFVEEGKAE; this comes from the coding sequence ATGTCAGTAACTATGCGTCAAATGCTGGAAGCCGGTTGCCATTTTGGTCACCAAACTCGCTTCTGGTCCCCAAAGATGGCCCCTTATATTTTCGGTCATCGCAACAAAATTCACATCATCAACTTGGAAAAAACATTGCCAATGTTTCAGGACGCCCTGAAATTCGCAAAACAAGTTGCTGCTAATCGTGGAACTATCTTGTTTGTTGGTACAAAGCGTCAATCACGCGAGATCATTGCTGAAGAAGCTGCTCGTGCTGGTATGCCTTACATCGACAGCCGTTGGTTGGGCGGTACGCTCACAAACTTCAAAACTGTTAAAGGTTCCCTCAAGCGTTTGAAGGACATGGCAGTTGCTAAAGAAGCTGGCGATTGGGAAAAGCTTTCTAAGAAAGAAGCCTTGACTAACGATCGCGATCTCGACAAGTTGCAAAAAGCGCTTGGCGGTATTCAAGATTTGAACGGCGTTCCTGATGCGATTTTCGTAGTGGACGTTGGCTACCACAAGATTGCTATTACTGAAGCTAACAAGCTTGGTATTCCTGTTATCGCTGTGGTTGATACCAACCACTCACCAGAAGGTGTTGATTACATCATTCCTGGTAACGATGACTCAAGCAAGGCTGTAACCCTCTATGCGCGTGGCATTGCTGATGCAATCCTCGAAGGCAAAGCAAATTCAGTTCAAGAAATCTTGACCGCCGTTAAAGAAGGCGAAGAAGAGTTTGTTGAAGAAGGGAAAGCTGAATAA
- the map gene encoding type I methionyl aminopeptidase, producing the protein MNSVFTAEKDIQGMREAGRLASEVLDHVAPHVKAGISTGELDRICHEYMRDVQKTIPAPLNYQPPGYPPFPASICTSVNDVICHGIPGEKILKTGDVVNLDITVITPDGYYGDTSRMFMVGEASVLAKRLTQITFECMWLGIAQVKPGASLGDIGHVIQTHAENAGYSVVREYCGHGIGKVFHQDPQILHYGRPGTGEKLKEGMTFTIEPMINAGKRDIRTMPDQWTVKTKDRSLSAQWEHTLLVTATGVEVLTWSEGSNPPPDCVKGLSFRPNLVNA; encoded by the coding sequence ATGAATAGTGTATTTACCGCCGAAAAAGACATCCAAGGGATGCGCGAAGCTGGCCGCTTAGCCAGTGAAGTTCTCGATCATGTAGCGCCCCACGTCAAGGCGGGGATTAGCACTGGTGAGCTGGACCGCATTTGCCATGAATATATGCGCGATGTGCAAAAGACCATTCCAGCTCCGTTGAACTATCAACCTCCTGGCTACCCACCCTTCCCGGCCTCCATCTGCACCTCGGTAAATGATGTGATCTGTCACGGCATTCCAGGAGAGAAAATCCTCAAGACAGGTGATGTGGTCAATTTGGATATCACCGTTATCACTCCGGATGGCTACTATGGCGATACCAGTCGTATGTTCATGGTTGGCGAAGCCTCTGTACTCGCAAAACGTCTGACCCAAATTACTTTTGAATGTATGTGGCTCGGCATTGCACAGGTGAAGCCAGGCGCATCCCTAGGTGACATTGGTCACGTTATTCAAACCCATGCTGAAAATGCTGGCTACTCTGTGGTGCGTGAGTATTGCGGACACGGTATTGGCAAAGTATTTCATCAGGACCCGCAGATTCTTCACTATGGTCGCCCCGGCACTGGTGAAAAACTAAAAGAAGGCATGACCTTCACCATTGAGCCAATGATTAATGCGGGCAAGCGAGATATTCGCACGATGCCCGATCAATGGACCGTGAAGACCAAAGACCGCAGCCTCTCCGCGCAATGGGAACACACGCTCTTGGTAACAGCCACCGGCGTAGAAGTGCTCACCTGGTCAGAAGGCAGCAACCCTCCTCCGGATTGCGTCAAAGGCCTTTCTTTTAGACCAAACCTAGTTAACGCTTAA
- a CDS encoding [protein-PII] uridylyltransferase has protein sequence MPQSSSGLKPIVDIASLRAARELAYSEFREHQVVGRLTKQLSKLSDELLISLWSSCDLKSDAALVAVGGFGRGALFPYSDIDILILLPEDKQFFEAVLAAKIEKFVAQCWDTGLEIGSSVRTVAECASEAEQDITVRTSLLESRLICGKKSLFKEFESTYEKTLDPKSFFQAKLAEQIQRHYKYQDTPYSLEPNCKESPGGLRDLQVISWVSKAAHLGSTFKDLNLAGLITQRELTELNRNQRFLETLRANLHLLAKRRQDVLAFDLQAPLAAAMGVHEDSSRLASEAIMRRYYWAAKAVTQLNDVLLQNIEALLFPQESKTTHAIAGEGNECFIERQGVLDITDPQLFQKHPEQILRTFLVFAQTANVKSLSATIFRALYNARQKMDSKWRKDPVNRALFIQILKEPEGVSRAFQLMNRSSVLGRYLPAFRKIVGQMQHDLFHVYTVDQHILMVLRNIRRFMVVEYTHEFPFCSSLIAHFEKPWLLVIAALFHDIAKGRGGDHSELGKADMRKFAKDHGLDKADTELLIWLVAEHLNMSQVAQKQDITDPDVVKAFAKKVGDERHLTALYLLTVADVRGTSPKVWNAWKGKLLEDLYRATLRVLGGAKPDASSELAQHQEESRAKLRLYGIEDSAYENLWKQLDVAFFLRQDAADIAWLTRHLFNKVDSETPVVRARLSPVGEGLQIAVYVKDQEDLFARICAYFERHGFSIWDARIHTTRHGYALDTFQISGSNLVDEGGSYRDLIQLVEYELTAALQNNDPLPAPSMGRLSRQSRIFPIQPRIHMIPDERGHYYALSLSASDRTGLLYAISRVLAKHHVSLHTARINTLGERVEDVFLLDAANLSKNPKLQILLETDLLEALGA, from the coding sequence ATGCCTCAATCATCATCAGGCTTGAAACCCATTGTAGACATTGCTAGCTTGAGAGCCGCGCGCGAATTAGCCTACTCGGAGTTCCGCGAACACCAAGTTGTTGGCAGACTAACTAAACAACTTAGTAAGTTAAGCGATGAACTCCTCATTAGCCTCTGGAGTTCTTGTGATCTAAAGTCGGATGCCGCGCTTGTTGCGGTAGGTGGCTTTGGTCGCGGAGCACTATTCCCCTATTCAGATATTGATATTCTGATTTTGTTGCCCGAGGACAAGCAGTTCTTTGAAGCAGTATTAGCCGCAAAGATAGAGAAATTTGTCGCGCAATGCTGGGACACTGGCCTCGAGATTGGCTCCTCTGTTCGAACAGTGGCTGAGTGTGCCTCCGAGGCAGAGCAAGATATTACGGTACGCACTTCCCTATTGGAATCGCGCCTGATCTGTGGCAAGAAGTCGCTCTTTAAGGAATTTGAGTCGACTTATGAAAAGACTTTAGATCCAAAGTCATTCTTTCAAGCCAAGTTAGCAGAGCAAATTCAGCGCCACTATAAATATCAAGATACGCCCTACTCGTTAGAGCCAAACTGCAAAGAGAGTCCCGGCGGTTTACGAGATTTACAAGTGATCTCATGGGTAAGTAAAGCAGCCCACTTAGGTAGTACTTTTAAAGACCTCAATCTTGCGGGTCTGATAACCCAACGCGAATTAACTGAACTCAATCGCAATCAACGTTTCCTAGAAACCTTGCGTGCTAATTTGCATTTACTCGCCAAACGGAGACAAGATGTATTGGCATTTGATTTGCAAGCCCCGCTTGCTGCGGCAATGGGAGTCCATGAAGATTCGTCAAGATTGGCTAGTGAAGCCATCATGCGTCGTTACTATTGGGCAGCCAAAGCGGTTACTCAATTAAATGATGTCTTGCTACAAAATATTGAGGCGCTACTCTTTCCCCAAGAATCTAAAACAACGCATGCTATTGCAGGCGAGGGAAATGAATGCTTTATCGAGCGTCAAGGCGTTTTAGATATTACCGATCCACAGTTATTTCAGAAGCATCCAGAGCAAATTCTGCGGACCTTCTTGGTCTTTGCACAAACGGCAAACGTAAAGAGCTTGTCCGCCACCATTTTTAGAGCGCTCTATAACGCTCGCCAAAAGATGGATAGCAAATGGCGCAAAGATCCAGTGAATCGTGCTTTATTTATTCAGATTCTGAAAGAGCCTGAGGGAGTCAGTCGCGCATTCCAGCTCATGAATCGCTCTAGCGTTCTTGGTCGCTATCTTCCAGCCTTCAGAAAAATTGTTGGCCAGATGCAGCATGACTTATTTCATGTGTATACGGTTGATCAGCACATCTTGATGGTTCTGCGCAATATTCGCCGCTTTATGGTTGTCGAATATACCCATGAGTTTCCTTTTTGCAGTAGCTTGATTGCCCATTTTGAAAAGCCTTGGCTTCTCGTGATTGCCGCACTCTTCCATGACATTGCCAAAGGACGCGGTGGAGATCACTCCGAACTTGGTAAAGCGGATATGCGCAAGTTCGCCAAAGACCATGGCCTAGATAAAGCAGATACTGAATTGCTGATATGGCTGGTGGCAGAGCACTTGAACATGAGCCAAGTGGCTCAGAAGCAAGACATCACGGATCCAGATGTGGTGAAGGCTTTTGCTAAGAAGGTGGGTGATGAGCGTCATCTCACAGCCCTATATTTACTGACCGTTGCCGATGTCCGTGGAACGAGCCCAAAAGTATGGAATGCCTGGAAAGGCAAACTACTAGAAGATCTCTATCGCGCCACTCTGCGTGTTTTAGGTGGCGCAAAACCTGATGCCTCATCTGAGCTAGCCCAACATCAGGAAGAATCGCGCGCTAAGTTACGTCTTTACGGTATTGAAGATTCGGCTTATGAGAATCTGTGGAAGCAGCTAGATGTCGCCTTTTTCTTGCGCCAAGATGCGGCTGATATTGCCTGGTTGACTCGCCACCTATTTAACAAAGTAGATAGTGAAACGCCGGTAGTTCGCGCTCGCCTTTCTCCAGTTGGCGAGGGCTTGCAGATTGCTGTCTATGTAAAAGACCAAGAAGATTTATTTGCCAGAATTTGCGCCTACTTTGAACGTCATGGCTTCTCCATTTGGGATGCCCGCATTCACACTACAAGACATGGCTATGCGCTGGACACCTTCCAAATCTCAGGAAGTAATCTAGTGGATGAAGGTGGAAGCTATCGCGATCTTATCCAGCTGGTGGAGTATGAGCTGACCGCCGCACTACAAAACAATGATCCGTTGCCAGCGCCGAGCATGGGACGCCTCTCAAGACAATCTCGCATCTTCCCGATTCAGCCACGGATACACATGATTCCAGACGAGCGCGGTCATTACTACGCACTCTCACTTTCAGCAAGCGACCGCACTGGACTGCTCTATGCGATCTCTAGAGTTCTGGCCAAGCATCATGTTTCCCTTCATACCGCCCGCATTAATACTTTGGGCGAGCGAGTGGAAGACGTCTTCCTTTTGGATGCAGCCAACTTAAGTAAGAACCCGAAACTACAAATTTTGCTAGAGACGGATTTATTAGAGGCTCTAGGAGCTTAA
- the ligA gene encoding NAD-dependent DNA ligase LigA, which produces MSFNSPTDLADRYAFLQSELARLEHAYYVLDNPIVPDSEYDRLYRELLEIEAAHPEWITADSLSQRVGGAALKEFDSVTHAVPMLSLNNAFEDAELIAFDRRCREGLHLEQVDYAGELKFDGLAISLRYEQGTLVRAATRGDGASGEDVTANIKTIRAIPLKLTGKDIPVVLEVRGEVFMYLKDFQKMNAQAAAQGEKEFANPRNAAAGSLRQLDSKITAKRPLSFFAYGLGALEPQSWLPATHEELLNAYVNLGLPVCSERRVLRSVQEILAFYNEVGAKRDSLPYDIDGVVYKVNSFAEQAKLGFVSRAPRFALAHKFPAQEALTTVLGIDVQVGRTGAITPVARLAPVEVGGVTVTNATLHNEDEVRRKDVRIGDTVSVRRAGDVIPEVVSVVKERRPADAIEFTMPRRCPVCDSHIERLADEAVARCSGGLFCGAQRKQALIHFAHRRALDIEGLGEKIVDQLVDQNLVRTPADLYRLGFTALANLERMGEKSADNLIAAINQSRNTTLARFIFALGIRHVGETTAKDLANHYRSMHALMDASQDDLLTVKDVGPVVADSITSFMEEAHNREVIEQLLASGMQLSVEEKVISAAVAGKTFVLTGTFPTMTRDEAKDLLEKAGAKVAGSVSKKTDYVVAGSDAGSKLTKAEELGVPVIDEAAMLSLLA; this is translated from the coding sequence TTGTCGTTTAATAGTCCGACAGATTTAGCGGATCGCTATGCATTCTTGCAATCTGAACTGGCACGTTTAGAGCATGCCTATTACGTTCTAGATAATCCAATAGTTCCTGACAGTGAATATGATCGCTTATATCGTGAGCTATTGGAGATTGAGGCTGCTCATCCTGAGTGGATCACAGCCGATTCACTGTCTCAGAGGGTGGGTGGTGCTGCCCTCAAGGAATTTGATTCTGTTACGCACGCTGTTCCAATGCTGTCCTTGAACAATGCTTTTGAGGATGCGGAGTTAATTGCATTTGATCGCCGTTGTCGTGAGGGCTTGCATCTAGAACAAGTCGATTACGCTGGCGAGCTCAAGTTTGATGGTTTGGCGATATCCCTTCGTTATGAGCAGGGTACTTTAGTCCGGGCTGCAACGCGTGGGGATGGTGCGAGCGGTGAAGATGTCACGGCCAACATTAAAACCATCCGCGCAATTCCACTCAAATTGACTGGAAAAGATATTCCTGTGGTGCTGGAAGTGCGTGGTGAGGTCTTCATGTATCTCAAAGACTTCCAGAAAATGAATGCGCAAGCTGCCGCTCAAGGCGAGAAGGAGTTTGCTAATCCTCGTAATGCGGCTGCAGGCAGTTTACGACAGTTGGATTCTAAGATCACCGCCAAGCGACCGCTTTCATTCTTCGCTTATGGTTTGGGTGCACTAGAACCGCAGTCTTGGCTACCGGCCACTCATGAAGAACTCCTTAACGCCTATGTAAACCTAGGGCTGCCTGTTTGCTCGGAGCGCAGAGTCCTGCGATCGGTCCAAGAGATCTTGGCGTTTTACAACGAAGTCGGCGCAAAAAGGGATTCATTGCCATATGACATCGATGGCGTGGTGTACAAAGTTAATTCATTTGCTGAGCAGGCTAAATTGGGCTTTGTTTCAAGGGCGCCACGGTTTGCCTTGGCCCATAAATTTCCTGCTCAAGAAGCTCTAACAACCGTTCTTGGTATTGATGTGCAAGTGGGACGCACTGGCGCAATTACGCCAGTTGCTAGATTGGCCCCAGTCGAGGTGGGCGGTGTCACTGTGACAAATGCCACTTTGCATAATGAAGACGAAGTAAGGCGTAAGGATGTCCGCATTGGCGATACCGTCTCGGTTCGTAGGGCGGGCGATGTGATTCCCGAGGTCGTATCTGTGGTCAAAGAGCGTAGACCCGCAGATGCAATCGAGTTCACTATGCCAAGGCGTTGTCCGGTATGTGACTCTCATATTGAGCGTTTGGCCGATGAGGCTGTAGCGCGTTGTAGTGGCGGCTTATTCTGTGGCGCACAGCGCAAACAAGCATTAATTCATTTTGCCCATAGACGTGCTTTGGATATTGAAGGTTTAGGCGAGAAGATTGTTGATCAACTGGTAGATCAGAATTTAGTAAGAACGCCAGCTGATCTCTATCGCTTAGGTTTCACTGCCTTAGCCAATCTGGAGCGCATGGGTGAAAAGTCTGCAGACAATCTTATTGCTGCAATTAATCAATCTAGAAATACGACCTTGGCGAGATTTATTTTTGCCTTAGGTATTCGGCATGTGGGTGAAACCACCGCCAAAGATCTGGCAAATCACTATCGATCCATGCATGCTCTGATGGATGCTAGCCAGGACGATCTCCTCACGGTAAAAGATGTTGGCCCAGTTGTTGCGGATTCGATCACTAGCTTTATGGAAGAGGCGCATAACCGTGAGGTAATCGAGCAACTGCTCGCCTCTGGTATGCAGCTCTCCGTAGAAGAAAAAGTCATTAGCGCCGCAGTCGCTGGAAAAACCTTTGTGCTCACGGGTACATTCCCAACAATGACGCGCGACGAGGCAAAAGACCTTCTTGAAAAAGCGGGCGCCAAAGTAGCCGGCTCAGTCTCCAAGAAAACAGACTACGTAGTAGCCGGTTCGGATGCGGGTAGTAAGCTCACTAAAGCCGAAGAGTTAGGCGTGCCAGTCATTGATGAAGCTGCTATGCTGAGTTTGCTAGCTTAA
- a CDS encoding cell division protein ZipA C-terminal FtsZ-binding domain-containing protein gives MTALGLSDLQFALAVIGLLILISVVMLNFKYARARRKARAAGEFSAEDRFAREPSFGQGFVESNERAEPSFGDISLPVAAEPEIFSIDPRIDCVITLRFDQAISGAEILEEINAWVAETVSSSARWMCEGLNADVDTAEDWEALRADASYSELQLAIQLASRRGAIGVLELSDFCSRAQALAETLGSQIDMPSVNTMLESAKELDAMAAESDIQLSINVLFDEAYPWANFDALMRQRGFKLSRNGRAYEFLSNGVFIFTSAELDPNKPVKQVTLLLEVPLVAHEERAFERMLGEGIEIAQSAHGRLVDDSGINLTEAAVISIRQHLDVLYATLEKGGVPAGSSTASRLFS, from the coding sequence ATGACAGCATTGGGTTTGTCTGACTTGCAGTTTGCTTTGGCTGTTATTGGCCTGCTGATCTTAATATCAGTGGTGATGCTCAACTTTAAATATGCTCGTGCGCGTCGCAAGGCAAGAGCTGCCGGTGAATTTTCTGCTGAAGATCGGTTTGCTCGTGAGCCTTCCTTTGGCCAGGGTTTTGTAGAGTCCAATGAGCGCGCAGAACCTTCTTTCGGTGACATCAGCCTTCCGGTAGCGGCTGAGCCTGAAATTTTTTCTATTGACCCCAGAATTGATTGCGTTATCACCCTCCGTTTTGATCAGGCAATCAGTGGCGCTGAAATTTTGGAAGAAATCAATGCTTGGGTAGCTGAGACTGTTTCTTCTTCGGCCCGCTGGATGTGTGAAGGTTTAAATGCAGATGTAGATACGGCCGAGGATTGGGAGGCTTTGCGTGCAGATGCCTCTTATTCTGAGTTGCAGTTGGCCATTCAATTGGCGAGTCGTCGTGGTGCCATTGGAGTTTTAGAGCTCTCCGATTTTTGTTCTCGAGCTCAGGCGCTTGCTGAAACGCTGGGTTCGCAGATTGATATGCCGAGCGTGAACACCATGCTGGAAAGCGCCAAAGAATTAGATGCTATGGCTGCTGAGAGCGATATTCAGTTGAGTATTAATGTTCTCTTTGATGAGGCGTATCCATGGGCTAATTTTGATGCCCTCATGCGTCAGCGTGGGTTTAAGTTATCTCGCAATGGTCGTGCTTATGAGTTCCTGAGTAATGGCGTATTCATTTTTACCAGTGCGGAGTTAGATCCCAATAAGCCAGTTAAGCAAGTCACCCTTTTATTGGAAGTGCCATTGGTGGCTCATGAAGAGCGTGCTTTTGAGCGTATGTTGGGCGAAGGCATTGAGATTGCGCAATCTGCCCATGGACGCTTGGTAGATGACAGTGGTATTAATCTGACTGAGGCTGCCGTAATTAGCATCCGCCAGCACTTAGATGTTCTCTACGCTACTCTTGAGAAGGGCGGTGTTCCAGCTGGCTCTTCTACCGCCAGCAGACTCTTTAGCTAA